One segment of Pseudomonadota bacterium DNA contains the following:
- a CDS encoding glycosyltransferase: MTEPIASRATERPPRLCLLVLNDVVNDGRVQRSAGAAAAHGFEVLVIGVRSSRAPDAERINGVPVVRIAPGGAVLSREQIARLEARPKPAVAPAHGEGHIVASAGEAARAPGRWKQFQKAYDEAVTFPLRRNRLYQTLNTYDKRLRRALKRMRSGDVFGPMPPALDGLARRLADVSVWEQSRRHMGDHDAIVHDQVHLGQSFAAQALAFEPDIVHCNDLDTLLAGLRIKQARGGRCALIYDAHELWTEQHAPRRAREERTEAYYAFYDDLLVAMAPLIDGAITVNPTIAAVLESRCPPLSVEVVLNCPRRVDGALRRDGPLRQLAQDRVVVLIHGGLIAADRGLAELMAAAPLLERALLVFRGNGSMRPELERTAQALGLLGTHVVFEDLVALDAVIEAGAEADIGVIPYKPTGINNLLCSPNKLFEYMMSGLAVAASDLPELRRVISGNDAGVLFNPNRPASIAAAINALTHDRERLEVCRANARRAALDRYCWEAQSSVLLDVYTRALSAVGRLPAS, from the coding sequence GTGACCGAGCCCATCGCTTCACGGGCGACTGAGCGCCCTCCTCGGCTCTGCCTGCTCGTGCTCAACGACGTGGTGAACGACGGGCGCGTGCAGCGCTCAGCGGGGGCCGCCGCCGCCCACGGCTTCGAGGTGCTGGTGATCGGGGTGCGCTCTTCCCGCGCACCAGACGCTGAGCGCATCAACGGTGTCCCCGTGGTGCGCATTGCGCCAGGGGGCGCCGTGCTCTCTCGGGAGCAGATCGCGCGGCTCGAGGCACGCCCGAAGCCGGCGGTTGCGCCGGCTCACGGAGAGGGGCACATCGTCGCCTCCGCCGGTGAGGCAGCGCGCGCCCCGGGTCGCTGGAAGCAGTTCCAGAAAGCCTACGATGAAGCGGTAACCTTTCCGCTGCGGCGCAATCGCCTCTATCAGACGCTGAACACATACGACAAGCGCTTGAGACGAGCGCTCAAGCGCATGCGCTCGGGTGATGTCTTCGGCCCGATGCCGCCCGCGCTCGACGGGCTCGCGCGTCGACTCGCAGATGTGTCGGTCTGGGAGCAGAGCCGGCGGCACATGGGTGATCATGATGCCATCGTGCATGACCAGGTTCATCTGGGACAGAGCTTTGCGGCGCAGGCGCTGGCGTTCGAGCCCGATATCGTGCACTGCAACGATCTCGACACGCTGCTGGCGGGCCTGCGCATCAAGCAGGCTCGTGGCGGTCGCTGCGCCCTGATCTACGATGCCCACGAGCTGTGGACCGAGCAGCACGCCCCTCGTCGCGCCAGAGAGGAGCGCACCGAGGCGTACTACGCCTTCTACGACGATCTGCTCGTGGCCATGGCGCCTTTGATCGATGGGGCCATCACGGTGAACCCCACCATTGCCGCGGTGCTCGAGAGCCGATGCCCCCCTCTGTCTGTGGAGGTTGTGCTGAACTGTCCGCGTCGCGTCGACGGTGCGCTGCGCCGAGATGGTCCGTTGCGCCAGCTTGCGCAGGATCGCGTCGTCGTGCTCATACACGGGGGGCTCATCGCTGCCGATCGGGGGCTGGCCGAGCTCATGGCGGCTGCGCCGCTGCTTGAGCGCGCGCTGCTCGTGTTCCGCGGAAACGGCTCGATGCGCCCTGAGCTCGAGCGAACGGCGCAGGCGCTGGGCCTGCTGGGTACGCACGTCGTGTTCGAGGACCTGGTGGCCCTCGACGCGGTGATCGAGGCCGGTGCGGAAGCCGACATCGGGGTGATTCCATACAAGCCCACGGGCATCAACAACCTGCTGTGCTCCCCCAACAAGCTGTTTGAGTACATGATGAGCGGTCTTGCAGTGGCCGCGAGTGATCTTCCGGAGCTGCGCCGGGTCATCTCCGGCAATGACGCGGGCGTGCTCTTCAACCCGAATCGCCCGGCCTCCATCGCTGCGGCCATCAATGCCCTCACCCACGACAGGGAGCGACTGGAGGTCTGTCGCGCCAACGCGCGACGGGCCGCGCTCGATCGATATTGCTGGGAGGCGCAGTCGAGCGTGCTCCTCGACGTCTACACCCGCGCGCTCAGCGCGGTGGGGCGGCTCCCTGCTTCGTAG
- the flgG gene encoding flagellar basal-body rod protein FlgG, whose amino-acid sequence MMMSLYTAASGMGAQQQNIDTIANNLANQGTHGFKKMRLGFQDLMYQTEKPAGQTLASGGTLPVGSSTGMGTKVASTTRVMTQGVFQQTGSPLNIAIQGEGFMQVLLPNGTTAYTRDGNLQRDASGNLVTSDGYPLQPAVAIPADATQVIIGTDGKISVQQAGATQPNDIGQLTLARFPNTAGMQSIGQNLYLQTPASGTPTLSNPGTTGTGTVSQGFLEMSNVQVVEEMVNMMTAQRAYEINSKVIQGADRMLGILANLKQ is encoded by the coding sequence ATGATGATGTCGCTCTACACGGCAGCGAGCGGAATGGGTGCCCAGCAGCAGAACATCGATACCATCGCCAACAACCTTGCGAACCAGGGTACCCACGGCTTCAAGAAGATGCGGCTCGGCTTTCAGGACCTGATGTACCAGACCGAGAAGCCCGCGGGTCAGACCCTCGCCTCCGGCGGCACGCTTCCCGTGGGAAGCTCTACCGGGATGGGCACGAAGGTCGCATCGACCACCCGCGTGATGACCCAGGGGGTCTTCCAGCAGACGGGCAGCCCGCTGAACATCGCCATCCAGGGCGAGGGCTTCATGCAGGTGCTTCTGCCGAACGGCACGACCGCATACACGCGTGACGGAAACCTGCAGCGAGACGCCAGCGGCAACCTGGTGACCTCCGATGGCTATCCGCTCCAGCCCGCGGTGGCCATTCCGGCCGACGCCACACAGGTCATCATCGGCACCGACGGCAAGATCAGCGTGCAGCAGGCAGGGGCGACCCAGCCCAACGATATCGGTCAGCTCACCCTCGCGCGCTTCCCGAACACCGCCGGGATGCAGTCCATCGGCCAGAACCTCTACTTGCAGACGCCCGCGTCCGGAACGCCGACCCTGAGCAACCCCGGAACCACTGGAACCGGAACGGTGAGCCAGGGATTCCTCGAGATGTCGAACGTGCAGGTGGTCGAGGAGATGGTCAACATGATGACCGCCCAGCGCGCGTACGAAATCAACTCGAAGGTCATTCAGGGAGCCGACCGAATGCTCGGCATCCTGGCGAACCTCAAGCAGTAG